Proteins from a genomic interval of Chryseobacterium indologenes:
- a CDS encoding enoyl-CoA hydratase, with amino-acid sequence MLTSEDIFKLIKKERNFLGNIDQYKIKISNSDNFDRDNLIGVYKIRQYNATRNGNDNLSQEIGSLILSLENYSNSKLRFVSLLGKKYYGMFFLSENWDEVIGYLEREIDENEFTSMDSID; translated from the coding sequence TTAACATCAGAAGACATTTTTAAATTAATTAAAAAAGAAAGAAATTTCTTAGGTAATATTGACCAATATAAAATTAAAATCAGCAATAGTGATAACTTCGACAGAGATAACTTAATAGGAGTATATAAAATTAGACAATATAACGCTACAAGAAATGGTAATGATAATTTATCACAAGAAATAGGTAGTCTAATACTAAGTTTGGAAAATTATTCTAATAGTAAATTGAGGTTTGTAAGTTTGTTAGGGAAAAAATATTATGGTATGTTTTTTCTGAGTGAAAATTGGGATGAAGTTATTGGATACTTAGAGCGTGAAATTGATGAAAACGAATTTACAAGTATGGATTCAATTGATTGA